TCACATCAAGATGATGCGCAACGAACACAAGCCCGGCAACATGTCTGTATTGGTGCAATCACCGAAGACAGGCCTGCGCACATTGGATGATGTGGTCGCGGCTGGAAAGTAACGTCTTAGCAAGTAAGCTGTTAACGATTGAAATTGGCCCTGCGCTTGGAAGCTCCAAGCGCGGGGCTTTTCTTTTCAAGCGCTTAGAAAAGTGAACCCCGCCATTTATGGGGAAGGAATACTCGCGAATAGGTTGAATTATTTTCCCGTGATACTCTTTTTAGAATGCCAATTAATCCTTCGTTAACCCTTCAAAGGCGAATATCAGAATGAAGAATAACTGGATATTAGACGTTCTGACGGATCTGCGGGGCTTTGCGACGGCCAATGGCCTTCCAAGGCTCGCCGAGCAGTTGGATGACACGGTGCTGTTGGCGGCGTGCGAGCTGGTGTCCTCGCCTGAGGGGGGAGACGCGCGTGGCGCGAACGCAGGACGAGTTGAGTTTTGTTGCGATGTTGGAGGCGCTGGAACAGGCTTCTGAACTCTGTGAGTTGCAGGCGATTTCAGAACGTTTGCGTGATTATTTCCAAGTCGATCATCTTGTTTATCACTGGGTCAGCGGCGCAGGCACACAATATGGTTGCGGAACTTATAGTCCAGAATGGGTCGCGCTCTATATCGAACGTGATTATATCAGAACAGACCCTGTGGTCTTGGGCTGCTATCAGCGCTTTCATCCCGTGGATTGGAAGATGCTCGATTGGTCGAGCAAAGCGGCACAAGCGTTTCAGGCCGAAGCCCTTGCGCATGGTGTGGGCAATCAAGGCTTTTCTGTTCCGATCCGTGGACCAAGCGGGCAGTTTGCGCTCTTTACTGTCAGCCATCATTGCGATGATGCAACATGGGCGTGCCGTATTGAGGCCGCGCGGCGCGAGCTGATCCTTGTGGGCCATTATTTCAATGAAAAGGCATTGGAGTTTGAGCCTGACCGCGCCCCAGAGGCTGCCCGCGCGCTCTCGCCCCGTGAGGTCGATGCCATGACTTTTCTCGCCATGGGCTATTCGCGCGCGCAAGTTGCCAATACGCTCTCGATTTCCGAACATACCCTGCGGGTATATATCGAGTCTGCACGCTTCAAGCTTGGCGCCGCCAACACCACCCATGCGGTTGCCCGCGCGCTTCAGCACGGTCTGATCATCGTCTAAACAGCGTACGCTGCCCTCGGTTTCTGTTAACTCATCCGTCCTAAACCCTCCGATATATTTACGGAGGGTTAACCATGATCAGATTTCTCTACGGCGACAGCTTGGCAGACCACAGCCGCTTGGCGCAGAGCATGTTTCGTGACCGCGCCAAACAGTTTTCCGAGCGGCTTGGCTGGGAGGTTTCGGTCGATGACGCAGGCGAGGAGCGCGATCAATATGACGCGCTCAACCCCCTCTATGTGATCTGGCAGCGCCCCGACGGGCTTCATGGCGGATCGATGCGCTTCCTGCCCACCACTGGCCGTTGCATGACCCACGAACATTTCCTGCATCTCTCCAGCGGTACTCCCGTTCAAAGCCCGTTTATCTGGGAGTGCACCCGTTTTTGCCTGAGCGAGAGTGCGAGTCCAACCACAGCGGCACGGCTCATGCTCGCAGGTGTTGCGCTGATGGAAGGTCAGAGGCTTGAGCATTTCCTCGGCGTGTTTGATGCTCCGATGGAACGGATCTACCGCCAGATTGGCGCCAGCCCTGAGATTCTGGGCAGCGTGGGGCAGGGGCGTACCAAAACCAGCCTTGGCCTCTGGGCCTATACGCCCGCCGCCAAGGCGCGGCTGGTAAAAAAGGCCAAGCTCAGCGAAGCGGTGATGCTGCATTGGTATCTGCGTGCCTTCGGCCCGAAGCCATCCAAAAAATCAGACGCCGCCTAGGCCTTTTGCCCATTCAAAGCGCGCACGAAAGGCTCTAGGGTCGCGCGCATGAACACAAAGATCACACAGCTGTCCGAAGATCAGGCCGAAGCCTTTGATCGCGTTGCCGAAGTGCTGCGCCCCGCAGGGATCGATATCGAAAACGGCCTGCTTCAGCCGCCCCAAGGCGGGGCCAACAAAACGCTGGCGATCACAGGCAAGGCAGGATCGGGTAAAACCCTGCTTCTCGCTGCGCTCTATCGGGCGATGGAGGAGGCGGGGCTGGATGTGGTTTCCGCCGATTATGAAGGCAAAAAGCGCAAAGACCGCCGCACTTTGGCAATCCTTGCGCCAACCAACAAGGCGGCAAGCGTTCTGCGCATGCGCGGCGTCCCCGCCACGACCATTCACCGCATTCTCTACTCCCCCGTCTATGATCCCGACTATGAGCGCATCGCAGAGTGGCTCACGGGCAATGGCGAAAAGCCCGAGATCGAAGGTCTGACAGAGGTTGCGCTTGAGCGTGCCTATGCGTTCTATCAAGCCAATAAGTCGATCCCTGCGGCCCTCGCAGCTGCGGGTCTGCGCGGCTCTGATTTCATCACAGGCTGGAAGCGGCGCGACGAGCCGCTAGATGTCGGGATGATCGACGAAGCTTCAATGCTCGATGACAAACAATTTGAAGACCTCAAAGAGATTTTCCCAAGCCTCATTCTCTTTGGTGATCCGGCCCAGCTCGCCCCTGTAAACCAGTCAGGTACGATGGTGTTTGAAAAGCTGCCGGCCCCCGCTGTGCTCAATCTGAGCCGCATTCACAGGCAGGACGCCAATAACCCGATCCTTGATTTGGCCCATGCGCTGGCCGACCCCGAGCTTGGCTTTGAAGCGTTTGAGCGGATGATCGAAGAGGCCGCCGCGCGCGATGAAAGGGTGGTCTGGAGTCAGCGGGTCGAAGTTGATTTGATGGCGCGCAGCCCCGTGCTGGTCTGGCGCAATGCCACGCGCATTCGCCTGATCAACGCCTTCCGCCGCGTGTATGACGCTCCCGAAGATGCACTGCTTGAGGGTGAACCTCTCATTTGTGACGGATTGGAGCTGCCTCTCAAACACCGCAAAAAGCGGCTTGATCTGGAGGCGCGGGGCCTCATCAAAGGCGCGCAAGTCATCTACCTTGGGCCAGGTCGCAAGCCCGGCTTCTCGCGCCTGCATGTGGTCGGCGCCGAAGATCCACAAGTCTCGGCTGCCTCGATCGTCAAAATCGAGATGCCCGATGAGGAAGAGCCGTTTATTCCCTTTGCCGCCCGCATGGGCGCGGCCTTTTTGCATGGCGCGGCTGTGACGATCCATAAGGCGCAAGGCTCCCAATGGCGTGATGTGCAAGTCTTTGCGCCCGATCTCTACGCCGCCGCGAGGATGGGGCGCTCTGAGGCGGGCCAACCCCTCTGGAAGCGGCTCGCCTATGTGGCGATCACCCGCGCGGAAGAGCGGCTCCTCTGGGTCGTGCGCAACCGTCTCTCAAAGCCGACAGCGCCGCTGACCACGGCTGATCTGGTCGTGCCTGCGCCAAAGTTGGAACTAGAAGCCGAGGAAGAGCTATGAAATCAATCCTGATCACAGGCGCAAGCGCGGGCATCGGGCGCGCCACAGCTGAGCACTTTCTGGCCAAGGGCTGGTGTGTTGGCCTTCTCGCGCGCAGCATTGCCCCGCTTGAAGAGATCGCGGCGGGGCAGGTAGGCGCTGTTGTGCTTCCCTGTGATGTGACAGACGCCAGCGCTGTTGAGGCTGCTTTCAAACAGTTCATGGGCAAGGCTGGGCGGCTGGATGTGCTCTTTAACAATGCTGGCAGCTTTGGCACTGCTGCGCCGATTGACGAGCTGCCGCTTGAGGCTTGGCGTGCGGCGGTTGATGTGAACCTCAACGGCATGTTTTATGCGGCCCGTGCGGCCTTTGCCGAGATGCGTGCCCAAAGCCCGCAAGGTGGACGGATCATCAACAATGGCTCCGTTTCGGCCCATGCGCCGCGCGAAAACGCGGTCAGCTATACAGTGACCAAGCACGCGATCACCGGCTTGACAAAAGCGCTCTCGCTTGACGGGCGCAGCCTTGATATCGCCTGCGGGCAAATTGATATTGGCAATGCGCGCACCGCGCTGTTGGAAGAGCTTGCTGCCAAGACGCCAGACAACCCGCCGCCCATGATGGACGTGCGACATGTGGCTGAGGCGGTCTATAGCATGGCCACATTGCCGCTTGAGGCGAATGTGCAGTTCATGACGCTGATGGCAACGAAAATGCCCTATATCGGGCGGGGCTAGTTCCGCTGAAACACGCGGAAGATAGCCGAAGCGCCCCAGCCAGCAAAGATCGCGATGGCGAGTGAAAGCAGGCCATAGATCAGCGGTTGTTGGCGCGAAAGATTGAACAAAAAGCGTTCAAGTCCGACCTTTTTCACTTCGATCACCGTGTTGTATTCTGAGACAACTTCGCCGCTGCGCGTGAGGAAAATACGCGTCTGATAGTCGCCTTCCGTCAGATTGGCAGGCATTGAAATAGAAGTCTTGAAGAGTGTCTGCTCGGTGACCTCGATGCTGTTTTCACGCAGCTGGTAAAGGCCGTTTTCCTTGCGAATGCGGATCACTGCTTTGGTAAAGTCGACGGCGTTTTCAACATCCTTTGGCGCGCCGACTGAGCGGATCGCACGTGGAATAGAGACACGGTGGCGTAGGTCTTGGGTATTGGTCAGTGCCTCGGCAAAGGGCGCAGATGTGGCGATGGCGTAAAACGCAGGTGCGCTGTCCACTTCGACTTCGGCCGTATTGATCCAGATCCCGAAGCGTTTATCTTTGCGGCGCACGGTCAGCGGCTGGCTTGGCCCTGAAACCGCAATAACCACTTGTAGGGGGTCGCCTTCTGGCAAGGCTGTCTCGCGTTTGATCGCACCAAATATCAGAATTTCTGAGCCGTCAAAATTCGTGGTGATGGAGACAGATCTCTGGCTCAGGCCGAGCACGACGTTCTCAGCAGACGCCACGGTTGCCATGACCAGACAGACAAGAGCCAAAGCCAAACGCATCAGTGGCCCCCCGCCGCGCCGATAGAGTAGAGCTCGGCTGGCTGAAACAGAAGGTCCGTTGCGAGCTTGCCGCAGACGACGAGCACCATAATTGCGAGCAAGATGCGCAGTTGTTCGGCCTTCATCTTGACGCCAATACGCGCCCCGATTTGTGCGCCGATGACGCCCCCGACGAGCAGCAGAACCGCAAGCACCATATCCACCGTGAAGTTGGTCGTGGCGTGCAAAAGTGTGGTGAAGGCGGTCACAAAAATGATCTGGAAGAGCGAAGTTCCGACGACAACTTTGGTCGGCATGCCCAGAATATAGATCATGGCGGGGACCATAATGAAGCCGCCACCAACGCCCATAATGGCGGCGAGGATACCGACGAGAATACCAACAATGATCGGCGGAATGACCGAAATATAAAGCCCTGAGGTGTGAAACCGCATCTTCATGGGCATCTTGGAAATCCAGCCGCGCTGGCGACGGCGCTTTGGCGCGCCAGTTGCGCCCTTGGCGCGGCGTATGGCGTTGAGGCTTTCGACAAACATCAACGCACCAACAACGCCTAGAAAGACGACATAACAGAGCCGCACGAGCAGATCGACTTGCCCCAAGGCCTTGAGATAATTGAATATCACAACCCCGACAGCCGCGCCCATAAGTCCGCCGACAAGCAGCACTGTGCCCATCTTCAGATCAACGGTTTTGCGCTTGAGGTGCGCGAGCACACCCGAGAAGGACGAGGCGACGATTTGGTTGGCTTCTGTCGCCACAGCAACAGCAGGGGGAATTCCGATAAAGAACAGAAGTGGCGTCATCAGAAAGCCGCCACCGACCCCGAACATACCCGAAAGAACGCCCACAATCCCGCCCAGCCCCAGAAGGACAAACGCATTGACCGAAACCTCGGCGATGGGCAGGTATATCATCATTGCTTTTCCTAGCGCCACAGTTGCCAGCTTTGCAAGTGTAAGAACCAGCATATTGCAGCTGGAAACATCTATTTACCCAAGCTGGCGCTATTGGGGCAGAGGATGGGGCTATTTAGGCAGCGTTTTCTCTGGCTTAGCGCTCTTTGACGTAAGGCTCCCCGCCCGCGCGCGGCGGAATGGCTTTGCCAACAAACCCCGCCAGAATAACCACCGTGAGAATATAGGGCAGCGCCTCCATAAACTGCACAGGGATGGTCACACCTGCCACATCAAAGCTCTGGAAGCGCACAGCAACAGCCTGCAAAAGCCCAAACAGCAGACAGGCCCAAAGTGCATGCCATGGCCGCCACTTGGCAAAAATAAGCGCCGCCAGCGCGATAAATCCGCGCCCCGCCGTCATCTCTTTGACAAACTGTGCCTGCAAAGCTGTGGCCAGATAAGCCCCCGCAATTCCGCAGAGAATTCCGCAGATAATTACAGCTGCAAAGCGCAGTTTCACAACAGAAATACCCGCCGTATCTACAGCGGCAGGGTTCTCGCCCACAGCGCGCAGGCGAAGTCCAAAGCGCGTGCGAAACAGCACCCACCATGTGAGAGGGACAAGCAGAAGCGACAGATAGACAATGATTGTATGGCCCGAAATCAGCTCGGAATAGATCTGCATCACTGGCCCCGCCTCGGCAATATCACGCACGCGCGTCAATGCGCCAGGAAGGGTGATCGGCTCAAACCGCGCCGCTCCGACAAGCGACGGCGTGCGCCCGCCTTGGGCAAACCAGTCCTGCGCAATCAGAACAGTAAGACCCGAGGCCAGAAAGTTTATCGCGACGCCAGAGATCAGTTGGTTGCCCCGAAAGGTGATCGAGGCGACGCCATGAATAAGCGAAAGCACCATCGATGCGCCGATCCCTGCCAGCATCCCGAGCCAAACATTGCCCGAAGCAAAAGCCACAGCAGCCGAAAACAGCGCCGCGGCGAGCATCTTGCCTTCAAGGCCAATGTCAAAAATCCCTGCGCGCTCCGAGTAAAGCCCCGCAAGACAGGCCAGCAAAAGCGGCGTGGCAAGGCGCATAGTGCTATCGAGCACTTGAATGATCGTGAGAAGCTCCATCAGAGCGCCTCCTTCTTTTTACGCATGGAGAGGAACACCCGCTCCAGCGGTGCGCGCACCATGTGATCCAGCGCGCCAGTAAAGAGTATGACGAGCGCTTGAATGACAGTGATCAGCTCACGCGGAATATTGGTCCAGAGCGCCAGCTCGGCCCCGCCCTGATAGAGAAAGCCGAAGAGCAGCGCCGCCAGCAAAACCCCTGCTGGGTGATTGCGCCCCATCAGCGCGACGGCGATGCCGATAAAGCCAGCTCCTTCGGTCGAGTTGAGGATCAGCCGCTCAGCCTCGCCCTGTGTTGTGTTCACAGCCATAAGTCCCGCCAGCGCGCCTGAAATCAACATGGCAATCACAGTGATGCGCACCGCCGATGTGCCAGCATAATTGGCGGCTGTTTCAGAGAATCCGAAGTGGCGGATTTCATAGCCAAGGCGCGTGCGCCAGATTAGGAAATAGACAAATACACAGGCCGCGAGGGCCACGAAGAAGCTCACATTGACAGGCGCGCTCTTGAACATCGGTGCCGCCGCCGTGGAAAACATGTCTTCAAACGTGGGCAGATTTGTCGCTGCTGAGAACTTGGCCGAAGCAGGCTCCATCGCGCGGGGAGGGCGCAGAACATTAACCAGCATATAGCCGAGCACAGAAAAGGCGATGTAGTTGAACATGATCGTGGTGATCACGATATGTGAGCCGCGCTTGGCCTGCAAATATGCAGGGATCAGCGCCCATGCGGCGCCAAAAAGTCCTGCAAAAAGACTGGAGCCAAGCAACGCAAGGCTCCAGTGCGGCCACGGAATATAAAGGCAGCAGAGCGCGACACCCAGCCCTGCAAGCATAGCTTGTCCTTCACCGCCGATGTTAAAGAGCCGCGCATGAAACGCGACAGAGACAGCCAGCCCTGTAAAGATAAAATTGGTGGCGTAATAAAGCGTATAGCCCCAGCCAGAGGAGCGCATAAGCGCCCCCTCAACCATCAGCTTGAGCGCCGCCACAGGGTCTTCCCCGATTGCAAGGATCACAAGCGCCGAGAGGATGGCCGCGAGCAAAAGCGAGATCAGCGGAACTAGCGTAGCGTCCGCCCATTTTGGCATCTTTTCCATCAGGCAGCTGCTCCGTTTTTGTCGCTTGTGTTCATACCTGCCATCAGCATGCCCAGCTCTTTTTCGTCTGTCTCGCTTGGCAAGCGCTCGCCCATAATCTGCCCATCAAACATGACGGCGATCCGGTCTGAAAGGGAGAGGATTTCTTCAAGCTCCACACTCACCAGCAAAATCGCCTTGCCAGCGTCGCGCAGCGCAATGATCTGTTGGTGAATAAATTCGATTGCGCCAATATCAACTCCGCGTGTCGGCTGCCCGATGAGAAGCAGATCGGGGTTGCGCTCCATTTCGCGCGCCAGAACCAGCTTTTGCTGGTTGCCACCCGAGAAGTTCTTAGCCGTCAGTTTCGGGTTTGGCGGACGCACATCAAAGCGTTCGATCTTGCCCTTGGCGTCCTCAATGATCGTGGCGTTGTCCATGAAGGGCCCGCGCTGGTAGGCTGGGTCACGATGATAGCCGAATATGGCGTTCTCCCATGCGGTGAACTCCATGATCAGCCCCTCGCGCTGGCGGTCTTCAGGCACATGGGCAATCCCGCGCGCACGGCGTGACTGCCCGTCTGAGAAGCGCCCCGTGAGGTCGATCTCTTCCCCGTTGACGCGCACATGCCCCGTGCCGTTCTGCATTCCGCCGAGCACTTGTAAAAGCTCGCTCTGCCCGTTGCCTGAGACGCCCGCAATCCCGAGGATTTCGCCCGCGCGTACATTGAGCGAGATGCCCTTGAGCCGCTCAACACCCTTGCTGTCGGTGACGCGCAGGTCTTGGACGTCCAGCACAGTATCTTTGGGTGCGGCTGGCTTTTTATCGACGCGCAGCAAGACTTTGCGCCCCACCATGAGTTCGGCCAATTGCTCTGGGCTGGTCTCTGAGGTTTTCACCGTTGCCGTCATCTGGCCGCGCCGCATGACGCTGACTGTATCAGTGATCTCCATGATCTCGCGCAGCTTGTGGGTGATCAGAATGATGGTTTTGCCCTCTTCGCGCAGGCGGTTGAGAATGCGAAAGAGCTGGTCGGCTTCCGCTGGGGTCAGCACGCCTGTCGGCTCGTCAAGAATGAGAATATCGGCCTTTCGGTAGAGCGCCTTGAGGATTTCGACGCGCTGCTGGCGGCCCACGCCGATGTCCTGAATGAGTGCATCGGGGTCCACGTGCAGTTCGTATTCCTGCTCAAGCTCTTTCAAGGTCTTGCGCGCCTTGGCGAGCGAGGGCCGCAATAGCCCGCCGTCTTCCGCGCCGAGGATTACATTTTCCAAGACCGTGAAGTTTTCCACCAGCTTGAAGTGTTGAAACACCATACCGATCCCTGCTGCAATTGCCGCTTGGCTGTCAGGAATCTGGGTTTTCTTGCCATGAATGAAAATTTCGCCAGCGTCGGCTTTGTAAAAGCCAAAGAGGATCGACATGAGCGTGGATTTCCCCGCGCCGTTCTCGCCGATGATCCCGTGGATCGTGCCAGGCATAACGCGGATTGAAATATCCTTGTTGGCCTCAACAGGGCCAAAGGATTTGGAAATGCCTTTAAGCTCAATCGCAGGTTCTGTCATCTTATCCCCCAAGCCCCCGCCGCGGGAGCGAAAAGGCCGCGCAAGTCTTTGCGCGGCCTCTGGTCTTATACTCTGCCCAAATCAGAACTGGATCGCTGGGCAGCTGTCGTTTTCATAGTAGCTCACAACATTCAGATCGCCCGCAATGATCTGCGCGCGCGCTTCTTCAACAGCGGCTGTCATCTCTGCTGTCACAAGGGCTGCGTTATGCTCGTCCATCGCAACGCCAACACCGTCTTCGGCAAGGCCAAGCACGGTCATACCGCCTGTTTCAAGGCCTTCGCCCGCTGTCATCGCGTTATATACGGCGACATCGACGCGCTTGAGCATTGAGGTCAAGACCTTGCCTGAGTGCAGGTGGTTCTGGTTGCTGTCGACACCAATCGAGAGGATGCCCTCGTCGGCCGCTGTTTGCAAAACACCAACACCTGTGCCGCCCGCCGCTGCGTAGATCACATCTGCGCCTTGGCTGATCTGTGCCTTGGCCAGCTCAGAGCCTTTTACGGGGTCGTTCCATGCTGTTGGCGTTGTCCCGGTCATGTTCGCAACGATGTTGATGTCTGCGTTCACAGACTTTGCACCTTGGGCAAAGCCGCAGCCAAAGTGGCGAATGAGCGGAACATCCATGCCGCCGATAAAGCCGACAGTTCCCGTTTTTGTGGCCATCGCCGCCATCATACCCACAAGGTAGGAGCCTTGGTGCTCTTGAAAGGCAATCAGCTGCACGTTTGCAGGAATTTCTGGCAACCAGCCGTCAATATTGACAAATTTCGTGTCTGGATAGTCCTTGGCGACCTCTTCGATTGAGGAGGCAATGGCAAAGCCTGTGGTCACAACAGGGTTCGCGCCCGCTTCGGCAAAACGGCGCAGAGCTTGCTCGCGCTGGGCTTCTGACTGAAGCTCAATCTCGCGATATGTGCCGCCGGTTTCTTTGGCCCAACGCTCAGCGCCGTTAAAGGCGGCCTCGTTGAAAGATTTGTCAAACTTGCCACCAAGATCATAGATCAGGGCAGGCTCGGCCAAAACGGCACCCGCGCTCAGCGCAAGCGCAGCAGACGCGCCGAGAAGTTTTTGAATAAGGGTCATAAGGTTCTCCCAGTGTTTTATCGCAGTGGCCTGTGCCGCCGCGTGAATTGAGCAGATCAGGTGATCAGGCTCAATAAGGGCGGTTTCAGGACACAGGGTCAACCGATTCTTGCGAGTTGACCTGTGGTCAGCAGCTTTCAAACAGGCAGTTTGAGCGAGAGTACCAGCGCATCAACTGCCGCTTGGCCTGCGCGTGCATAATAGCCCTTGCGCCGTCCGACTTCGGCAAAGCCTGCGCGGGTATAAAGCGCGCGTGCTGGTGCGTTGTCTTCTGCCACTTCCAGAAAAAGATGCGCAACATTTTGCGCTGCCAAGCGAGCCACAAGCGCCTCCAAAAGCGCGCGCCCTGTGCCGCGTCCCTGAGCGTTGGGACAAACCGCAATGGTCAATAGCTCGGCTTCATCCAGCGTCATCCGCGCCAGCGCAAAGCCTTTGTCCGTCTGGCTTTCCAGCAAAGACCCTGGCTCTGAGATGAGCGCTTTTAGCTCCTCCGCTGTCCATGGCCGCGCAGGAAAACACGCAGCGTGAATATCGGCCAGCGCTTCAGGCGTCATCCAAGATCCGTGGAGGCTGATCTGCCGCTGGGGCCGCGTCGGCTGCGCGGATATAGAGCGGAGCAGGGGGCGTCGTCGCGTCTGTCGCCGCCGCAATCCGCGCAATCCGTTCGACGAGGTCGTCTGGCGCGGGCAGGCCTAGTGCGTCTCCTGCCCCAGTGGAGTCAATCAATTTGGCCTCATCGCCGTTGCTGGAAAAATAGACCTGATCTCTTGGGGCAGGCAGGGCCACAGCTGCGCCCGTATCAGCCCCAAGGCGCGCGGCCGCAAAATTGCTCACGCCGACAGCAGAAATATCAAGTGACATCGCCAGCCCGCGCGCCGCCGAGACAGCAATGCGAATGCCCGTGAAATTCCCGGGGCCAACGCCAACGCCGATTTTGTTCAAGTCTTGCCATGTATGGCCGTGCTCCGCGAGAAGCTCTTCCAGAAATACAAATAAACGCTCCGACTGACCGCGCTTCATCGGCTCATAGGCCGTACCAAGCACCTGCTCGCCCAAGAGCAAAGCGGCCGCGCAATGCGCGGCCGATGTGTCAAACGCCAAAGTGAGTGTCTCAGACGGCAACTGGACGCACCTCTGTCACCTCGGGGATATAGTGGCGCAGCAAGTTCTCGATACCCATCTTGAGTGTGATGGTTGAAGACGGGCAGCCTGCGCAAGCGCCTTGCATGTGCAGATACACCACGCCCTTTTCGAAGCCATAAAATGTAATGTCGCCGCCATCTTGAGCGACGGCAGGGCGCACGCGTGTGTCCAGAAGCTCTTTGATCTGGCCGACAATTTCACTGTCTTCACCTGTGTGCTCGGCATGGCCGCCAGCCGCTGGCGCGCCGCTGTCTGAAAGCGCTGGCTCACCTGACTGGAAGTGCTCCATGATCGCGCCAAGAACCGAAGGCTTGATATGGTCCCAAGCCACCGCATCATCCTTTGTCACGGTCACAAAATCTGTACCGAGAAACACGCCTGTGACCCCGTCAACGCCATAGACGCGGCTGGCAAGCGGCGAGCTGCCTGCGCTTTCCGCGCTCGGGAAGTCTGCTGTTCCGGTCGCCAAAACGGTCTGGCCGGGCAAGAACTTGAGCGTGGCGGGGTTTGGTGTGGATTCAGTCTGGATAAACATGGCGCAGGTTCCTTATCTCTTTGCTCAGATATGAGCCTCACAGCCGCCAAAGTCAAGTTTTGGAATGATTCTAAAGTGTGCTGTGATCGCGTGAAGCCTTAAGAAATGCTCTCGCTTGCGGGCGGTCCGTTTGGTTAATTTCTGGTAAGCTTTGGCCTGTTTGGGCGGTGCACGCTTTGTGCACGGGTTGTGCACGCATTTCACCCCCCTGTTTTTAACCCAAAATCAGAAGGTTAATGTCCGAAATCGCTTGGGTAGGGAGATGTTCATTTTCTAAGGGGGTAGGGGGTGTGCTCACATAAAAAAGGCCCGCAAAAGCAGGCCTTTTTAGGTGAA
This genomic window from Lentibacter algarum contains:
- a CDS encoding autoinducer binding domain-containing protein gives rise to the protein MLEALEQASELCELQAISERLRDYFQVDHLVYHWVSGAGTQYGCGTYSPEWVALYIERDYIRTDPVVLGCYQRFHPVDWKMLDWSSKAAQAFQAEALAHGVGNQGFSVPIRGPSGQFALFTVSHHCDDATWACRIEAARRELILVGHYFNEKALEFEPDRAPEAARALSPREVDAMTFLAMGYSRAQVANTLSISEHTLRVYIESARFKLGAANTTHAVARALQHGLIIV
- a CDS encoding acyl-homoserine-lactone synthase, with translation MIRFLYGDSLADHSRLAQSMFRDRAKQFSERLGWEVSVDDAGEERDQYDALNPLYVIWQRPDGLHGGSMRFLPTTGRCMTHEHFLHLSSGTPVQSPFIWECTRFCLSESASPTTAARLMLAGVALMEGQRLEHFLGVFDAPMERIYRQIGASPEILGSVGQGRTKTSLGLWAYTPAAKARLVKKAKLSEAVMLHWYLRAFGPKPSKKSDAA
- a CDS encoding AAA family ATPase, producing MNTKITQLSEDQAEAFDRVAEVLRPAGIDIENGLLQPPQGGANKTLAITGKAGSGKTLLLAALYRAMEEAGLDVVSADYEGKKRKDRRTLAILAPTNKAASVLRMRGVPATTIHRILYSPVYDPDYERIAEWLTGNGEKPEIEGLTEVALERAYAFYQANKSIPAALAAAGLRGSDFITGWKRRDEPLDVGMIDEASMLDDKQFEDLKEIFPSLILFGDPAQLAPVNQSGTMVFEKLPAPAVLNLSRIHRQDANNPILDLAHALADPELGFEAFERMIEEAAARDERVVWSQRVEVDLMARSPVLVWRNATRIRLINAFRRVYDAPEDALLEGEPLICDGLELPLKHRKKRLDLEARGLIKGAQVIYLGPGRKPGFSRLHVVGAEDPQVSAASIVKIEMPDEEEPFIPFAARMGAAFLHGAAVTIHKAQGSQWRDVQVFAPDLYAAARMGRSEAGQPLWKRLAYVAITRAEERLLWVVRNRLSKPTAPLTTADLVVPAPKLELEAEEEL
- a CDS encoding SDR family oxidoreductase; the protein is MKSILITGASAGIGRATAEHFLAKGWCVGLLARSIAPLEEIAAGQVGAVVLPCDVTDASAVEAAFKQFMGKAGRLDVLFNNAGSFGTAAPIDELPLEAWRAAVDVNLNGMFYAARAAFAEMRAQSPQGGRIINNGSVSAHAPRENAVSYTVTKHAITGLTKALSLDGRSLDIACGQIDIGNARTALLEELAAKTPDNPPPMMDVRHVAEAVYSMATLPLEANVQFMTLMATKMPYIGRG
- a CDS encoding TIGR02186 family protein, with amino-acid sequence MRLALALVCLVMATVASAENVVLGLSQRSVSITTNFDGSEILIFGAIKRETALPEGDPLQVVIAVSGPSQPLTVRRKDKRFGIWINTAEVEVDSAPAFYAIATSAPFAEALTNTQDLRHRVSIPRAIRSVGAPKDVENAVDFTKAVIRIRKENGLYQLRENSIEVTEQTLFKTSISMPANLTEGDYQTRIFLTRSGEVVSEYNTVIEVKKVGLERFLFNLSRQQPLIYGLLSLAIAIFAGWGASAIFRVFQRN
- a CDS encoding sulfite exporter TauE/SafE family protein, which translates into the protein MMIYLPIAEVSVNAFVLLGLGGIVGVLSGMFGVGGGFLMTPLLFFIGIPPAVAVATEANQIVASSFSGVLAHLKRKTVDLKMGTVLLVGGLMGAAVGVVIFNYLKALGQVDLLVRLCYVVFLGVVGALMFVESLNAIRRAKGATGAPKRRRQRGWISKMPMKMRFHTSGLYISVIPPIIVGILVGILAAIMGVGGGFIMVPAMIYILGMPTKVVVGTSLFQIIFVTAFTTLLHATTNFTVDMVLAVLLLVGGVIGAQIGARIGVKMKAEQLRILLAIMVLVVCGKLATDLLFQPAELYSIGAAGGH
- a CDS encoding ABC transporter permease; this translates as MELLTIIQVLDSTMRLATPLLLACLAGLYSERAGIFDIGLEGKMLAAALFSAAVAFASGNVWLGMLAGIGASMVLSLIHGVASITFRGNQLISGVAINFLASGLTVLIAQDWFAQGGRTPSLVGAARFEPITLPGALTRVRDIAEAGPVMQIYSELISGHTIIVYLSLLLVPLTWWVLFRTRFGLRLRAVGENPAAVDTAGISVVKLRFAAVIICGILCGIAGAYLATALQAQFVKEMTAGRGFIALAALIFAKWRPWHALWACLLFGLLQAVAVRFQSFDVAGVTIPVQFMEALPYILTVVILAGFVGKAIPPRAGGEPYVKER
- a CDS encoding ABC transporter permease, translating into MEKMPKWADATLVPLISLLLAAILSALVILAIGEDPVAALKLMVEGALMRSSGWGYTLYYATNFIFTGLAVSVAFHARLFNIGGEGQAMLAGLGVALCCLYIPWPHWSLALLGSSLFAGLFGAAWALIPAYLQAKRGSHIVITTIMFNYIAFSVLGYMLVNVLRPPRAMEPASAKFSAATNLPTFEDMFSTAAAPMFKSAPVNVSFFVALAACVFVYFLIWRTRLGYEIRHFGFSETAANYAGTSAVRITVIAMLISGALAGLMAVNTTQGEAERLILNSTEGAGFIGIAVALMGRNHPAGVLLAALLFGFLYQGGAELALWTNIPRELITVIQALVILFTGALDHMVRAPLERVFLSMRKKKEAL